One window of the Sebastes umbrosus isolate fSebUmb1 chromosome 1, fSebUmb1.pri, whole genome shotgun sequence genome contains the following:
- the si:dkey-178o16.4 gene encoding oxytocin receptor: MSWFIVNISNITLGSSPSGDEPRDERLAQVEIALLSIIFITAGILNFGLLLVLWKRRKQLSRMRVFVFHLCVADLVVTFFQVCPQLMWDITDRFVGPDILCRLVKYLQVVGMFASTYMIVVMTLDRYQAICNPMVTFQRRRARWNGPVCAAWCVSLIFSLPQIFIFSRVEVAPGVYDCWAQFIKPWGPRAYVTWTTLVIFILPTLMVIVCQVRICRTVRINFFHMKTQQQQHVAEQQASKQLSSSRASSVAGVSKARVKTVKMTVVIVLAYIICWTPFFTVQLWSVWDVEAPTHTATFTILMLLASLNSCANPCIYLLFSGKLPKTLVALMCAGQSDLKESIQEEATMVSSFYISLKSLSDCR, encoded by the exons ATGTCTTGGTTCATTGTAAACATCAGTAACATCACTTTAGGGAGTTCACCATCTGGTGATGAGCCTCGAGACGAGCGCCTGGCTCAAGTGGAAATAGctctcctctccatcatcttcatcactgcAGGGATCCTGAACTTCGGTCTCCTGTTGGTGctgtggaagaggaggaagcagcTCTCCAGGATGCGCGTCTTCGTCTTCCACCTGTGCGTCGCAGACCTGGTGGTCACATTCTTCCAAGTTTGCCCTCAACTCATGTGGGACATCACGGACAGATTCGTGGGGCCAGATATCTTATGTCGCTTGGTGAAGTACTTACAAGTTGTCGGGATGTTTGCCTCCACTTACATGATCGTGGTGATGACTCTGGACCGATATCAAGCCATCTGTAACCCCATGGTGACCTTCCAGAGGCGCAGGGCGCGTTGGAACGGTCCGGTGTGCGCAGCCTGGTGCGTCTCTCTCATCTTCAGCCTCCCGCAGATCTTCATCTTCTCCCGGGTCGAGGTGGCTCCAGGTGTGTACGACTGCTGGGCTCAGTTCATCAAGCCGTGGGGACCCAGAGCTTACGTGACCTGGACCACCTTGGTGATCTTCATCCTGCCAACTCTCATGGTGATCGTGTGCCAGGTGCGCATCTGCAGAACTGTGCGCATTAACTTCTTCCACATGaagacgcagcagcagcagcatgttgcAGAGCAGCAGGCCAGTAAACAGCTGTCCTCCTCCAGAGCCAGCAGCGTGGCAGGAGTGTCCAAGGCTCGGGTGAAGACGGTGAAGATGACGGTGGTCATCGTGCTCGCTTACATCATCTGCTGGACGCCTTTCTTCACCGTGCAGCTCTGGTCCGTCTGGGATGTGGAGGCACCAACTCACa CTGCAACCTTCACCATTTTGATGCTGCTGGCCAGTCTGAACAGCTGTGCGAACCCCTGCATCTACCTGCTGTTCAGTGGGAAGCTGCCCAAGACGCTCGTGGCCCTGATGTGTGCAGGTCAGTCCGATCTGAAGGAGTCAATCCAGGAGGAGGCCACCATGGTCAGCTCCTTTTACATCAGCCTCAAGAGCCTGTCGGACTGCAGATGA